One part of the Coriobacteriia bacterium genome encodes these proteins:
- a CDS encoding methylenetetrahydrofolate reductase: MGKFRDALVRGEFVITGEVAPPHGTDYSAMLESVRKLSPFCHALNVTDNQGATLHLSSLAASRVVLENGNGCEPIFQQTCRDRNRLALQSDLLAAWTLGLENVLVVTGDDPRGGDHPKAKGVFDMDSTQLLQVTKGMNEGVDMNGTPLDGATDFFMGGALFPEAEPWDIQLERGLQKVEAGAEFFQTQAVTDVDKFARAVEAFEPTGAKLIAGILLFKSPRVIKFINERLAGLMVPDWITDRVTGAEKPLDEAIAIAIEQAIQLKDIAHGIHIMPLGSDDAVARIIEGAELG, from the coding sequence ATGGGCAAGTTTCGTGACGCGCTGGTGCGCGGCGAGTTCGTCATCACCGGCGAGGTCGCGCCGCCCCACGGCACGGACTACTCGGCGATGCTGGAGAGCGTTCGCAAGCTCTCGCCGTTCTGCCACGCGCTCAACGTTACCGACAACCAGGGCGCGACGCTGCACCTGTCGTCGCTTGCGGCCTCGCGGGTCGTGCTCGAGAACGGGAACGGCTGCGAGCCGATCTTCCAACAGACCTGCCGAGACCGGAATCGCCTCGCACTGCAGAGTGACTTGCTCGCAGCATGGACGCTCGGGCTGGAAAACGTGCTGGTCGTGACCGGTGACGACCCGCGCGGGGGAGACCATCCCAAGGCCAAAGGCGTCTTCGACATGGACTCCACACAGCTGCTCCAAGTCACCAAGGGCATGAACGAGGGCGTCGACATGAACGGCACGCCGCTTGACGGCGCGACGGACTTCTTCATGGGGGGTGCGCTGTTCCCCGAGGCCGAGCCTTGGGACATCCAGCTCGAGCGCGGACTGCAGAAGGTCGAGGCCGGCGCCGAGTTCTTCCAAACGCAAGCTGTCACCGACGTCGACAAGTTTGCACGCGCGGTCGAGGCGTTCGAGCCCACGGGCGCCAAGCTGATCGCCGGCATTCTGCTCTTCAAGAGCCCCCGGGTCATAAAGTTCATCAACGAGCGCCTCGCCGGCCTGATGGTCCCGGACTGGATCACCGACCGCGTCACCGGTGCCGAGAAGCCGCTCGACGAGGCGATCGCAATCGCGATCGAGCAGGCAATCCAGCTCAAGGACATCGCGCACGGCATCCACATCATGCCGCTGGGCAGCGATGACGCTGTTGCTCGCATCATCGAGGGTGCCGAGCTGGGGTAG
- a CDS encoding methylenetetrahydrofolate reductase C-terminal domain-containing protein: MIVTKPRDWNRIKANLAEIDAKSVFIMGCGECATVAHTGGQAEIMVAKARLEAEGYSVTGSAVGAVTCHSGGVNLDMRKHRAEVDAADAVLVLSCGAGVQTVADAVKKPTYPGLESAFLGNVVRHGVFEERCQMCGDCVLDKTAGICPVTTCPKGLLNGPCGGMWNGMCEVLTDRECAHVKIRRRLAEQGRGMKGVIAPKDYSVKRGPGSVNTRDAALGRKPASTATDKPFTTEKDA, translated from the coding sequence GTGATCGTCACCAAACCGCGCGATTGGAACCGGATCAAAGCCAACCTCGCCGAGATCGACGCCAAGAGCGTCTTCATCATGGGTTGCGGAGAGTGCGCGACGGTTGCACACACCGGCGGGCAGGCCGAGATCATGGTCGCCAAGGCGCGCCTAGAAGCCGAGGGCTACAGCGTCACCGGCTCGGCTGTGGGCGCTGTGACGTGTCACTCCGGCGGTGTGAATCTCGACATGCGCAAGCACCGGGCCGAGGTCGACGCGGCCGACGCCGTGCTCGTGTTGTCCTGTGGCGCGGGCGTGCAGACCGTCGCCGACGCCGTGAAGAAGCCGACGTATCCGGGACTCGAAAGCGCGTTTCTCGGCAACGTGGTGCGCCACGGCGTGTTCGAGGAGCGCTGCCAGATGTGCGGCGACTGCGTGCTCGACAAGACCGCCGGCATCTGCCCCGTCACCACCTGCCCGAAAGGCCTACTCAACGGGCCGTGTGGCGGCATGTGGAACGGCATGTGCGAGGTGCTCACGGACCGCGAGTGCGCGCACGTCAAGATTCGCCGACGCCTCGCCGAGCAGGGCCGCGGCATGAAGGGCGTCATCGCCCCGAAGGACTACTCGGTCAAACGCGGGCCCGGATCGGTCAACACGCGAGATGCAGCGCTCGGCCGCAAGCCCGCTTCCACCGCCACTGACAAGCCCTTCACCACCGAGAAGGACGCCTGA